DNA sequence from the Patagioenas fasciata isolate bPatFas1 chromosome 19, bPatFas1.hap1, whole genome shotgun sequence genome:
TTTCCATGTGATTTTTGAAATGGTAATTTCCAATTAAGATTTGACTGGTGCTGATAATTGTCTGTTTCTCCTGAAAGGGAAAACTTACAATCTGGCCACTTTTGAAGATACGTCTTGGGAAAGACATTCATTATTTCACACCGTAACTGCACACTCTGATCTGGCTGGATAACTTGCCCGTAGCTTAATTATCCCACTACATCTATTAGAATGGTTAAAACATTGGTCAGGAAAAGCTAAACTTCAACAAAATTGGACAAATTGGAATGTATTACTTCACTGAATAAAGCCTAGTGGATTATATTTCACTATTTTCATAGCTCATATTTTCCTGTCTTAGGAGATACACACTAACACAGAGTGTTTACCAGCACACcatgagataattataaaattccATAACAATATcacacacaaaaacaccccaCGAGGGACAAGACACATTCAGGAAGAACCCACAAATCAGTCCTTGGGATTTTTATAAGAAAACCCTCCACTTTCCCTGCAAGTCCTCTCTGTTTTTTCCATTAATTAAACTACAGCACTGCAACGGGAACAAAGGTAAAGGTTGAGGCTCTCCTATTGTATTAATACCTTCCACTCAGGTTGTGACTCTTGTCCCAGGGTCTTGCTGTGCTTTGTGAATATTTACCAGGTCTTGCAACACCCACACACTATGGGCATACACAGCTGGTACATGAAGCATAAAGAGGTTAAATACCAGActcaaaataacacaaaaatctTAAAGGCAAATTCAGGTTAAAAATGAAGATGTACTTTCCCTAGATCTTTAACATACGTTCTGGTAACGCCGCTTCTTCAACATCGCACAGAAATTGTATAAATAGAGTTGCAAGAGCCAGCTCACCAGGACTGAATTCAAGGGGAACAACAGCTACGGAGTGAAATTAATAATCACGCTTCTGAGTGTGAGTGCAGAACTATTTTAAGCTGTTTAATGTATCTAAACAAAGTCAAGAGCTTTGTGCTCAAAATGTTAAGTTCATACACACCTTGAGGGGGGCCCAGACCACCTGCGACAGGAAACATgaagctggaggaagaaaaaaggataCGTCAAAGTCTATAATTTTAGTGCAAATATAACTGGACGCCTGCAATGCTGGGAAGAAATAGACCTTATCCTGCACAGCTGCACTGCAACGGCTTTGACTCAGACATTGCCCACGAGAGAGTTTCAGCACTGGGGCAGTCTGCCCGCACCGGGGCAGTCTGTCCGCACCGGGGCAGTCTGTCCGCACCGGGGCAGTCTGTCCACCCTGCTCAGGCCCGTGAGCACCGCAGGATGAACAAGCATCTCCTGCTGGAAGGATGTGATTCAGCAAGACCATTACCTGCACCAAACAATAGCTCTCAGCTGCTTAGTAAGAGTTTTCCGCAGAGAAATAAACTATCCACCGAACCCCACAACTTCTGCATTTTGGCCGCCTGCGAAACACTGAGTGTCACAAAATAATAGTTTCCATTTTCTCGATTACATCTAATTACAAGAAAAATAGTGCCTTGGAAAAGGTACTCATTCAAGTATCAAGGGCCAAGCGCACCTGGAGGAAGAACTGCAGAAATCATAATGGAAACTGCTACCCTTGCTTTCAAACAGGAGCATGTGCTGCACTGCCAAAGAGCAAAAAAGAACCTACTTTAAAAGTCTCATTTGCAAGCAACTCTCAGAAACCCACGTCAGCAATAATTTACCAAACAAGAACCCCACGCAGCGTCCCAGGCAGCTGTTACATTAAAATACCATGAAAGAGAAGCACACTTAGAGATATTCAACATTCCCCAGCACAAGGGTGGATGTAAAAGAAACTGCTGAAGAGTAAAGGAGAAAATGTCACCACTTCTCAAAACCTGCAGGAAGTTCTGAAAGCCGGCCTGGTTTGTAAATATGAAAGAGCTGCGTAATATGAGTATTAAGATAAAATAAGGAATTTAAATTACGCATCCAGGAGCAAATTGCACCTACCCACTAGACAGCAGGTTACATGGTCACCAAGACAACACGTATGACTCTTCATTTCACCCTCTAACGCAAAATAGTCTTAATACTGAAGCTTCTTCTTTTCCCCTGACCCCAATGTGCTAATTTCTCCTTCCACAACCAACACACACCTACGTTTGCCACCAGGTCCAGGTCACATACACTATTCTTAGTTTTGTCAGAATGAAGAAATATTAAGTTACTTTTTAAAAGCTCACAAGTATGGAAAAGCGTCTGTAGCTTCATGGTTTCCTTTCCTATTATGCAATCCAGTCAACAAGAAGTCTTCCAAATCAGCAGACGTAATGTAAACTGAACAAGCATGGCAAGGTACCACTGCTTGGTGGAAGCAAATAAAGGCCAGACTATTAAATATTTATCCCTTCCTGCCGAGCTCCTGACTAATAATTTATAAGCCtctgttggggaaaaaataaataaataaacaaaaaaccccagagctAATTAGAGGGCACTGGAAGAGAGTTTAGTTTAAAGCAGGAAAGCACGGTCTGTACGCAGGGCTTGGATTCATCACAGTCCTCGCTCCAGGACTGAGCCGTGTAACTGCCAACATCAGCCACACACACGAACCCCATCAAGTCGCTTCGTCAAGCAACGGGAACTTTCTTTCTAGACTGCTTTTCAGAGATGCAAAGAAATGCCCATACGCATCCAGTTAGAGCAGCCGATCCTCATCGCCGAGGAAGCAAATCGAGGCCCAGCTGTTGGTGAGATGAGCCAAAGTGCCACAGCAAACCTCGGAACTCCATCACcacccagggacagcagcagcgTCAGAACTAACTGGCTTtatagaaaacattttaattccGGTTACCTCAAAATGGAAAACTGTCTGGAGAATTAACATTCAaaagacaaaataagaaaaaaaaaagcatgggtAAGCTAAATGAAGTGGCCTGTAAGGACCAGTGCGCCACGTGGGGACTGAAAGGACATCAATGGCCAGGTAACTATGCTGCAAAATGACCAAACAGGCTTTCTACACAATGGAAACTCTTATCACCCCAGATGTTTGAAACATATAGATTAATTGACTATTATCCAGCATGTTATTTGAATATAGTTTCTTACTCCTctcaacagcagcagcatcacccaGGCTCATGGAGTCCCAACACCTCGGGTAACACAGTAACAAAGTGCGTAATGCACCTTACATGctgcacaaaacaaaataagcataaggaaaacaaagcaactgCCCTATAACAGAACTCTAAGAGTAATAATATAAATCTGAAAATCCCTGTCAGATaagtatcttaaaaaaaacccccaaactatcCTACTCGTACTACACTATAAAAGCTCCAAACTGCATGTAACACTCTCCTGCCTACAAATggacttttaaaccccttcattcCCGATCAGTACAACTCCATCAACACGATCCAGACTGTCAGAACACTTTTGAATGGCAGAAATCCACAAAAACTGAAGTGAAAACAAGGCAAAGAACCCACAGAGACACAGAGAACGGAAATGCACCTCCAGACTTCATTCTCAAATAAACTGAAATACTAACAATGGGAAACAAGGATTTTTAAACCCTTTTATTCTTCAAAACCTATAGTCCACTAACAGCACCTTTGTTACCCTGCTATTAAATTGCCCTGGGTCTGTTCCCCAGCGCGGAGCAGCGAGCGGCTCAGCCGACAGGCACAGACACCCCGGCACGTTCCCTGAAACACCCACAAACCGCAGGCTTCAGGCATCCCAGACAACTCAATGAACTTAAATTCCCTTCGTCGAATGCAAAATTCACCCAGCCTTCCTACAATTAGGGCGACAGATAAACAGCACGCGAGAGCCTACGTAAAAACCCAACACTACTAAGCCTTCAAAGGTAGCGAATTATAGCTTCCTAACCTTTCCAAAAACACAGCGGCGTGGTCACACACCTTTTTTACCGCTGTTTATTTCTCCTGACACCGTTCCTCAGTCCTCCCTCTTTGCTGAGGTGCCTTTTGTGGGATGGAGAAAGAAGCCACCCCAGCAGCCACAGCGAGCGAGGGCTGCAGCGGCCACCAACCTGCCCGGTGGCGATAGCCAGCTTATCGCTGCCGATAGCCAGCTTATCACTGCCGGCACCAGCGGCACCGGGCAGGGCTGGGAAATCCCGAAacccccttccagcccaaaatcTGAGACTGTGGAACCTGTGGGCTACGACTGCCCGTGCCTGGACCAGCTGGGGGATAAGGCGGCTCCCAAAGGGCAAACACAACCTGTCAAACCACCATGGCTGCATTCCCCACACCCCACCCGGGATCCCCACACCCGGGACACCCACACtccacctgggacccccccatcccccgccTGGGCCTGGTCCCCTCTGCCTCCACATCCCACCCGTCCCCCGAGCCCCCACCCCACAAGTCTCCCCCTCACCTCTTCCCCTCAtcaccccccagctccccccatccttgtccccctCAGTCCCTCCATCGCCCGCCTGTGACCCCCAGTCCCCGTCCCACACCCCCCACCTCTACCCCACctgtcttcttcctcctcctctccacacGCCCCCCCCTCACCTGCGGCCCCACACCCCGCTGgccgcagccccccagccccgctccccggccCGGGGTCCCCGCCGTGCTCCGCCGCCACCGACCTGGCGGCCCCCGCTGCtccgccgcccgcgccgcccgccgccccgccggcgCCCCCCGCGCCGGGTCCCGGCCGCAGCGCCATCTTCCCGCTCCGGCCCGGCAGCGCCTGTCAGCTGAGCGGCGCCGGCTTCCGGGGCCGGGCCCGGCGCGGCCCGCCCACGGCACCACGGCCCGACCCCCCGGCACGGCCCCGCGGGCCGACCCCACGGCCACAGCCGGGACCCGCAGCCACGGCCcgagcccacggcacagccccacgGCCCGACCCCGCAGCACGGAGCCAACCGGCCCCGCAGCGAGCGGCCGCGGCGGGAAGAGACACCCGGGCGGCCGGGGCTGAAGGGGCCCTGCCTTCTCTTCAAGAATGCTTTTAAAATCGAGATTTTATGTTGATAAAACTTAACTTCAGGCATCTAAAAACAAATATGTTTTTCCTGAAAAGGAAACCAGGGGATTCTGCTGCACCTGTCCCTGCTGAGGGGACTGGAAAAACTGATTACCTGGTAATTGTACCAGCCCAAAAACCTCATAGTGTAAAATAAGCACCCCTGGTGAGGTGTGATTTGATTTACAGGCACAGAGCTGTGCAGAAGCAGCTCCCCTCCATTCATAGATCAGCCCAAGCTTCCTACAATACATGGAAAAGTGGGAGTTCTGGAGTTCCGCACTTCACAGGGGAATAAATCCCGAGAAAGGCCACTGCTTAAACTTCTCACTAAGCTACTGATCAGTGTCAGAAATCATATTGGAGAGCCTGAAAGAGTTTTAAGATGAGAGCTGAAAATTTTGTGTAGCTAAAGAGAAATGTGGCACATTTTCCTGCAGAATTAGAATTGCACAAAGCTGCTCATTATCAAAAGCTTGCTTTCTTCCCTGCTACTATTATTGGAATAGGCACATTTATTCTGAATATTGGTAACTTCCCGTTCACATTGTTAAAGATATTCCACATTGTTAAAGATATTCCACATTGTACCCATCAACATCATGCAGCAGGCAGGTGTTTATCACAATACACCACTGCATTTGTATTTAAATATAGGGGCAAATTTGTTCATAGATGTCCAAATGAAGGCCTTAGTTCCTATATAACCTAAGTACAAGATGAAAttctgcaaacaaagcaaaaccaactcAAACTTCAGTCTAGCCCAGGAATAAGCAGAGCAGGATGCAGAAAGGCCTCATCGCTTTCTCACAAAACATCAATTGGCACCTGGGCAGAGTAATTAATTACCCGAGCTCTGCTGTGAATGAGTTACACGGGCCTGGGCTCCATTTCCAAACTGGATCAAGTATGAGAAAGCAAGAAGGCAATCTGGTACAGGATTACAGCTGCAAAGAAGCCACTTCTGCATTACCAGAATTCTGGCACCATCGCAGGGGACTGAGAACACAGAAGAGGAGGAGGTGGAAAATGTGTAACATGTAAACACCTGCAGACTTGCTCATCGAGGCTGGATAGACAGGCAGCTCTCTGTATTAGCATCTTTTATGACCTTGTTTATTCTGGTTTGAGGCTTAAATATGAAACAGTACAAAATTACTGAGCTTACAGACATGTGAAGTACTAGTTATCCCAAACTTATTTTATGGAAGCAAAACAGTAGAAGGAATAAGGCTTTACTTTCATATAcaagtgggtttggttttgttttttaaagtctcCAGGGAAGCCTCACAGTAAGATTTGTGTGTTTTCTGCCACTGAACCTTCTGGAAGTCTGACAAACATATTAGGGATGACGTGAACACCGACCTGACAGTACTTCCAAGGAGAGATACAAAACTGCGTGGTAGTAACACAAACAGATGCTATTTTAGAACTATTGTTCAGAAACATGAAGCATTTACTGCAAGAGAACACTCTTCAGCTTCTAGAAGAAGCATTCAGGAACCCACTACTGGTATTTCAGTAGAGACTTTCTTGCATGTGGACATCCATCCTCACCCAGAGGAAACGTAAGAAATATTCTTCTCCCTTCACCTTTGCTGCTGCCGTCATTCTTGTTCTCCAGCacggacacgggtgtcagccccaGCTCACGAGCAGCCTCTTGCCATCCATTCAGCTTTTCACACAGTCTGTAATTTACTGCCTTTTTTATCTtctttaactttctttttttccttaatattttcctttgtagTTTTCCTACAAGAAAAAAATTGGAGACTAAGACACCCGAACATTAGATATAAAAAAAGATGAAGTATATAGCAGTGACACAGACATTAGTTGTTTTACAACATATTAGCACGGCTGAACATATATCCTTAGGTAGCAGCGTTCCAAAGCGCAAGAAAAGCTTGCTGAGCCTTTCCTGGATGAACAGCATCTCTTACCGCCTCTCGAGAAAAAACtacttacatttttcttttggctttttttaagAAGCACTGAGGGGTGGTGCAAATGGATTCTCTTGTCAGTGGTTTCTTAATGAACTTCTTCTTTTGTTTGCTGAGAACAACATTTGGTGAAGAAGGATTAAAGttcttcaaagggtaaaaatTAATATCCGAAGTAAATATAATACCTAGTGAAAACCTTTGCCGGTTGTTAGAATTTACGGGTCTGAACATATTTTCAGTGTTGTTTATTCTGAGATTAATTCAGCCACGTTATCTCCAGGATATACATACTATAATAAAGTTTGTTTGAATGAATCCAATGTATATATATAAGGATTTATACTTTCATAAACtattagaagttatgaaaaagcatgaaaagaagcgctaattaaaaaaaattctaaaggTAACTCAGAAAGAACTTTATTTCATGTATCAGAAGGCCAATTCATGAGTACCGGCCTAGAAGTGTGAGGCAGATTTCAGGGAACTCTTTAAGAAAATAGTTAACTGCGGGAAAACCACAAGAATTCTGTTTCCACTTTCCTCTGGGTAAAAACCAGCCACAATCACGCTGTTTAAAATGCCTGTTGCAGCTAAACTGCAACTATATTGCTAAGAACCAAATCATTGTAACCTTTACACACCCAGCACCACTCATGCAGCTTTAAAAATGGGGAACAAATGGGGAGATTATTCAAATGAACGCACCTTTGCAGCTTGGGGAGGTGTTTGATGTAGTCTGGCACAGGACAGCCGGCTCGCTGGATAACACTGGCTATGCTgcaaaggagaggaggggagagatcaGCTCCAGCAGGGAGCGCATGGACAAGAGATGAGCATCTGCTCTGGAAACGTCGGTCCCTAACAGCTGCCTGCttcgttggtttggttttgttgtgggtctttttaaaagaaagaaataaagacatATAAACAAGTTTGAAATAAGgtaaggaagaaacaaaaaggcATAAAAGGCTTAAATGAAACTGATGACTCCATCTGAATAGTTTCAACAAATctaaatgaaaagcatttttacCATATCATGTTTGCAACTTACCTCCGTAACAAAGGTTTATCATCTTCTGTAAAGAAAGTGACGGCTTTTCCTGTGTGTCCCGCTCTTCCAGTACGACCTGAGAAACACAAATTTTGCAGCAGAGAGTAGAGATTTTACTTTCAATACCTCCCTTTATTCGCCTCCCCTCCACAGCCCAGCCTGCCGCTGCGTTAGTGCGGCCAGCACACGGGCACACAGCCCCCAAACACTGCTCCTGGGGAACCGCTGTGCCTGAAGCAGACAAGTTTTTAAGGTTCATAGAAGACTGACAAAAAGTAAAGCAGTTTTACTGAAGGTTGAGCCCAGATATAAAGTGTCTCCAGTGATGCAGAAGCTGGTGCTGCCGCAACAGGCTTGGTTTCAGGATTTTGCTCATGCACAAGAGCATCTACATTAAAGatccaggaaaagagaaaaaggacatAACTTGTGAACAATCGCTCACCTATCCTGTGGATGTACTCCACGGCACTCGTTGGCAAATCATAATTAATGACCATATTCACTCCTTTGAAGTCAATCCCTCGAGCTAGTAAGGCTGAGCAGATGAGCACCCAGATCTTCCCAGCTCTGAAACAGCGGACTACGTTATCTCTCTGGGAAAAGACAAGAAGGATACCCAGAAACAGCCTAATTAGCCGTTTGAGAAAGGAGGTGAACTTGTTTCCTAAAAGTTGTCATGATGTTAACAAATAAAACtaaacttttaaattaaaacctGCAATAATTTATTGTCAAACCTACCTGAAGTTATATTCCAACACTCACTTTTACCTTTCTTCCTAAAGAGTTTCTTGAAAAGAAATTATATCCTCCTACCTGTTGCTGAGTTTTATCTGCATGGATGACATCCACGTTGATGCCTTCATAAATGAGTTCATGGAAAAGCTCTTTAGCCCTCTCGATAGACTGTACAAACACAAGGACGGGAGGAGCAAAACCCTGCAAAAGAATCAGCTTAAGGCTCATGTTCTTTTCCTGCCATTACTGGTTGCAGACACTGAGCCACTAAAGAGACTTAACCAGCCCCAGTATTTTACACCTCAGAGGatctttttttttgccaaacCAATCTCTCCAAACTACCTTTTTAATGAGCTCTCTCATTGCCGTTAGTTTTCCTGTCTCAGATCCAACAAACAACAGCTCTTGCTCTACCGTCTCTGCTGCAGAGTTTCTGAAAGCAGAAATCCAACAGAAGCGCACTACCGTTAGAGTTTATCCGCATTTTTATAAACACTAGAAAAAATATTGCACAACCAACTTATTTCACTAGCACACGCCTACCTCGCTCCAACAGACACCAGCACAACGCTGTCGAGGTTGAGTTTGCACCACTCCTCCACGTCCTGCGCAAAGGTTGCGCTGAACAAGGCTCTTCTCACCAGGTGGGACGTGCAGGCCAGGAAGACGGAAGCCAGCTGATCGCGGAACCCCGACTTCCCGTCCTCAAACAGCTTGTCTGACTCATCCACCACCAGCCACTCCACACTAGGAACACAGAGGTTTTCTTTTTAGTGAGAGGCACTTGTGGAGAAGGCAAAAATTCTAACAGAGCGTCACAGATGCAAGGACAACGCACGCATCCACTTTTCGGCGGCAAAGCCAGTAGCAAAGCCAGATTTTGACAAAGGCTCTCGGTACCTGGTCAAGTCTATTGCTGGAGGATCCTGCTTCAGCAAATAAATGAGTCTGTTTGGAGTAGTAACTAGTAtatctataggaaaaaaaaaaagggcaaaacattaaaaaaagacacaaaataaaacaaataaacagaggCCTGAGAAATGCAAGTTCCAACCCCATCTGCGGCAGGTGCAACACCGCAGGGCCCACTGTCTGGCTCAGGTC
Encoded proteins:
- the DDX52 gene encoding probable ATP-dependent RNA helicase DDX52 isoform X1; the protein is MEAQELFRRLGAGARFDVRRFGQDARRFGVIKGSGGGVSLESLDFFGHEEEPSLGSDKKGWGLAGAEEGKGGEQQENGVGTNHEEMAGKRKRTAESSKGKRNKKKKREAASVPELSENNGIKWMSSLEAKFEDAKDKKPTAEKLERLRREKINRFRNKHRINVQGTDLPDPIATFDQLQKEYKIHPKIMENIQAAGFQAPTPIQMQAIPVMLHGRELLASAPTGSGKTLAFCIPLLAHLKQPRNKGFRAVIISPTRELASQTHRELVKLAEGTGFRIHMIHKAAEAAKKFGPKSSKKFDILVTTPNRLIYLLKQDPPAIDLTSVEWLVVDESDKLFEDGKSGFRDQLASVFLACTSHLVRRALFSATFAQDVEEWCKLNLDSVVLVSVGARNSAAETVEQELLFVGSETGKLTAMRELIKKGFAPPVLVFVQSIERAKELFHELIYEGINVDVIHADKTQQQRDNVVRCFRAGKIWVLICSALLARGIDFKGVNMVINYDLPTSAVEYIHRIGRTGRAGHTGKAVTFFTEDDKPLLRSIASVIQRAGCPVPDYIKHLPKLQSKQKKKFIKKPLTRESICTTPQCFLKKAKRKMKTTKENIKEKKKVKEDKKGSKLQTV